The genome window TGAATTGTGACGGCATCTTCCCATGCAAAAATCAAAAAGGCTTGAATAGGTCCCTGCTGTTACAGGCTTAGCTATCTTGACATTTAGAGCCAGGTCCTTTTGTGTCCTAGATGGATTCAGACAGCAAGAAACACAAAATTCATAGGAGTTGCAACACTGTGAAACAAGATTGCAACCGTGACAAGCAAATTGCTCTCTTTTTCCACGGCAGCAGCGAGAATGTGAATCAATGGACAGCGCATCACAGACTTGACCCATATCATCTGCAATCAAAAATCTTCCTTGAACTGTAGTTCTACAGGTATATCTATCTTGAAGACTTACATCCTTCCTGATAGCAGATACTGGAGAAGAAATTTGAAGTATGAAGAATAGAAATACCAAGAAGGACAATGCTATCAATTTGATGGGAGTGATAACAGATGGAGATTTTGACATTTTCGCATTCAAATTGGAAGTGCCTGCTATGGACTCCCAAGTTGTGTCCAGTCGGGTTGAGTTAGAAACCCACTGAAATAGACCTACAATTGATAAGTATAAATTCGAGAATCATCTTTAGTCATTATAAAAACAAAAGTGTCACTTGTCCCAAGAGGAGACCAAGGAAATAAACTATTTATGAAAAAGAACAAACAAGAACGACGTCGTTTCAGTGTAACTACGACTACTAATAAGGATCacaccaagaaaatataaaattctCAAGATAGTGGAAACCTAGTCAACTTAAAGCCTGCACATACTAGAACACTATCGCCTCCATGTTTGTCGGTTTCTGGCCTTCAAGCTAGGACTATGGGTGACTCTACTTCTCCATTCAAGAAAGTCTAGATTCAGAGAGAAGACACTGTATgtatctctttttcttttccaatCAGATATGAAGTAAAGaaaattgtttttaatcatttgGGTGATCATATAATGCAGACATTTGGTGCTTATGTAATTGGAAAAGAGGATGCTCCAGGAGTAGTTACATTACAATTTACAGGAGTGGTGGGGTGTTGGTTATGAGATTAAAAACCATGCTCAGAGGATTTTTCAATTTGATTCTGGCTACAAACACTTATTCCTGAGTAGGATTGCTTCTTTTTTTTCACACATGAACTTCTAGTCAAGGAACTGCAGGTGTCAAATGATGTAGCTGATGGTTAGTGTgtgttttccttttctttgtaaATTTCAGTTTGCACCGGGGAAAAGTGGGGTTAGATGCAGAAGCACAACATTTGATGGAATGTCTTGATTGAGAAACAGCTTTCAAAGATATTCAGGCTTCTGTTTTGAGCCATGCATGGTACCTATTTGATTGCCTCAATTGAGTGAAGCTGGAACAATTTAAGAGTATTTTGTTCCTCGAGTCAAGTGAAAAGAGATGTCTTGAGAAATCAAAAGCACTTTGTGAAATAGTTTTCACAGTCTTATCGCATCTTGATTTAGCTATGCTTGAATGTGGCCAGCCATCTTAACTCAGAGCCTTTTAAAGACTAAAATGGCACTCATCAGTCATCTGCTAAGCAAGTAAGTTACACTTTGTGCTTAGCAAGCTGTATGACTAGCTCGCTAGTTGTGAGATAATTAGGCAAGTAGCAGATCGACTCTCAGGTTTCTGTAAAACCTCGGCTTCCTGTCAAAGATTGATATATGTGTGAAAATTGAGTATAAATAAGGTTAGATATATATTCCAGGACCTGCATTTCAAACTCAAAATTCTAGATCCACAGCTGAACTAGATCAATATTACTGGATGGCGTCCAAGTGGATGTCTTCTACGACATCTTCTATTACATTCTTGTCAAAAAGATCAGATCAAACAGGTATAGGTAGTTTGATACAATACAATGCTTCATATTATGTGGAACCTATTTTACTCGCTCTCCCTTTTGTTCCTATCATCTATGCACACTCCATTCTTCAAATGGCAGTCCAACACTACTAATTATACCAAGTAAATGCATATTGCGAAGGAAATTTTAGCTAAGCATACTATCCAAAGAACTTTGCCTGCTTTAGAAAGAGGCTGCAGTGTCACAACTGAGGTCTGCTAATTTCTTTCCTCTGGATAATTTAGATAGTACATTCTGATTTTTCTGTTGGGATAATTTAGTGTTCATCTTCATTACATGGCTCAATCACCCAAATTGTGAGCTCTTCTCAATTGACACTTCTCAATTGACAAATTGTGAATACAGGAAATAAGGTTGTCACCTACAAAGAGAAAACTAGCAGCAGCCCATTTAGATCAAATAACAACATAATTTCACATTGCCCAATTAATAAAAACCTAAAAAGCACAACCCTAATAAATTCAATGAACTCAATTTTTATTTCCGATAACATCAATGGAAACACGTTTAAAATCAAAGAAACTTCCAACTTACCGGCATCAATTGTACTACTGCAGCGGCTGTTGGCCGTGCGAGTTCTGTTCTTTAAGCTCCGCCCTATGCCATAATTCTTTCAATCTGAAAAATGGCGAGAAATGGAGGGGGTGTTGGACCCGGTGCAAAGCGTTTTTTTCGAACTTCTTTTGTTTGTTTAGTGATTGGCTGTTAGTATATACTTCTAACAACATTTGACATATggagtatattttatttttattattgtagaCAAAAAGTATTGGAGAACTGATTACTCAAATTTTTATGTCATAAAAAATGAAAATAGTATAAATTTAAAATCACAAAAGACATTcacattttattaattaattaattaaaatttaaaataaatccaataaaatattaatttctctTGTTCCAAGTTTTATTAGAATTTTTGACGTTTTAAATTCCTGGGCATAGTTCGAGGACTCGAATATTCCACTGTTAATTCCTCCTTAAATAGATTGATTTTGATTATTATGAAgcaataaatatataaatatttgaATAGGTTCCTATAAAAGACTTAAGTTTATAAAAAAGTGTAGTgtaataataattgatattgttgttaTAATAACTGAACTAATAAGCTACTACAGAAAGgtaaaatataacataaaaatttagttaaaaatatttgtttattgTAATGTGTTAGGAGTACTACATATGGGAGAGGTGTGACTGTAGGAAAATGTTGAGATACAAGCAAATGATATCACTTAACAAATTGGGctaatttttttcttttgctaTTGGGCCCAGAAGTCCACATTGTATTTATTTTAATCTATAGAGTAATTGGTGGACTGACCCACTTGTAGATATGAGGAACAAAATATCTGGTAGGGCAACagttttattttgggacttttgaGCAAAATAGAAAAGACCTAGAGACttccgtctctctctctctgaaAAGTCACTATGAACTCAAATAAACTTCAGTGATTTTGCTCGTCAATTAAgttttaacatggtatcagagcccagATCTGGATAGATTGGGTAATTACCTCTCGTCCGATGTTACTCTCACACATCTTCATCGGAGTTTTGAGGTTCTGCTGCTTCTTCGCGAttctgagtttttttttttttttttgcgacgAGTTTTTTCATCACTATTTTGAGTTTTTCCGGTGTTGACGACGGATGTTGATTGATCGAACTTATTTTGATATTATCTGAGGCGTACTTCTCAACCTAGGGTTTGGTGATTTCTGAAACTGCTCATTCAGCTAGGGTTTGCTCGTCCTTGCCACTGATTTGTTTTACAAGGTCGTTGTTCCTTCCGGCCGCAAAGGAAATTTGGTAACCCTAGTTATTTCTCCTCATTGTTTGTTTGTGTGCGTATATTTTCCTGATTAATTGTGTACAAAATGCCGAATGATGATTCCACATCTGCATTACCAACAACTCGTTTTACTACTTCTCGTTCTGTTTTTCATGAGGATGATTATACGCATCCATGTCATCCTTTTTATGTGCATCCGTCTGATGTTTTAGGGTCTTACTTAGTTTCTGTTTCTTTTGATGGTACTGGGTATGGGAGTTGGAGACGAACCATCCTTGTGGCCTTGTCTGTTAGAAATAAACTGGATTTCATTAATGGATATTCAGTTAAGCCTCATGACAGTTCTCCTTTGGCGAGACAGTGACAGAGGTGTAATGATTTGGTCGTCTCTTGGTTAACCAACTCCCTGTCCAAAGACATTGCTCGTAGTGTTGAGTACTCTGAACTTGCCAAAGATATTTGGAGTGAGTTGGAGGAAAGATATGGTCAAACAGATGTTGCTAAGAAAAAACTTGCTCACATCTCACAAGGATCACTTGATATTGCTTCATATTTCAACAAAATCAAGCGATTGTGGGATGAAATTGATGCCTTGTCAATCAGTAGAGTCGGGTCCTGTAGCAATTATGGTTTCAAATCTGATTATCAGAAAGATGATGATGTTCAAAAGGTGTATCAATTTTTGATGGGTCTCAATGATATATATGTGCAAACTAGAAGCAATACATTCATGATTAAGCCTTTTCCATCTGTAAGCATTGTCTAGAGTATATTGTTGTGTCAGATGAGAAGCAGAGGCATGTGTCTACCTCTTCTCAGTTTCTCTCTACATCTGCCTCTTTCAATGCTGGGGTGTCTAAGCAAGGTTTTCCTTCCAGAGTCAATTTTGATACTCAAAGAGCCCTAACATACAAATACTGTAAGAAACCATGTCACACCATTGACAGGTGCTACAAGCTACATGGGTATCCTTCAAATTTTAAGTTCACAAAAGGGCCTGGCAGTAGGAAAACTGCAGCTCATGTTGAAGTGAACTCTCCTTGCCCTCCTACTAATGTGGATTCTAGTGTGGTTCCTGATTCTGTCAAGTCATCTCAATCTAGTAATGCTTCAATGGTTCCTGGTTTAACACAAGATCAGTTCTCCCAGCTGATGATGTTACTACAACAGTCTCATGTATCTGCTGACTCCTCCTCTACTCCCACTCTGATGGCTTCTGCTAACTTTGCTGGTAAGCTGTTATCAAAAGTATTCTGCTCAAGTCATGCATGCTTTCACAAGTAGATAGTTTTGTTTGGATAATAGTCTCTAGAGCTTCTGACCACATAACTTCTCATAAGGATTTACTTTTTAATCTGAAAACACTACCTATACCTTGTATAGTTTCTCTACCAAATGGTTACAAAATCAAAGTTCATTTAGTAGGATCTTTGACTTTGTTTCCAAATTTCACAATTCATCATGTTCTTTATGTTCCTTCTTTTCAATACAATCTTATTTCAGTTCATAAGTTGTTAGAACAATACAATGGGATTGTTCTATTTACCAGAACTCTTTGTGCTATACAGGCCCCTTCTCTGAAGATGCCTCTGGTTTTTGATAAACTGGACCACAATCTCTATAAGCTCCTACTTCCTCCTGTTGTTTCTCCCAGTACTACATCCAGTTACTCTTCTAGTATTACTTCCCCTGTTATTTCCCCTATTTGTGTTTTCCCTGAGATACAAGCAAATGTAAAGAATGTCAATGTTGCTGATGCTAATGAAACACATGTAAATACTGATGCAATTCTGAATGATATCAATAAAATAGATGTGGTTTGGCATTATAGGCTTGGGCATATTCCTTTCTCTAGAATGAAACATATCTCTATGCTTGGTTCACAGTTATCTTCCAAACAGTCTTTTTTCTTGCCCAATATGTCCACTAGCCAGACAAACAAGATTACCATTTTCTGATAGTAGTATACAATCCACAAGGCCTTTTCAGTTGATCCACATTGACACCTGGGGTCCATATCACTCTCCTACCTATACTGGCTCCAAATATTTTATGAccattgttgatgatttttcaagagccaCTTGGACCCACCTAATGGGAGCCAAAAGCAATGATTTTAACCTCTTAAAAGCCTTCATTGCCATGACTGAAACTCAATTCCAATTGAAAGTTCAACATGTAAGAAGTGATAATGCCTTAAAGTTGGGATCCAACACTCTTGGATCAAAAGTTTTCTCTGAGAAAGGGATATTGCATCAGACAATATGTTCTCACACTCCACAACAAATGGAGTTGTGGAAAGGAAACACAAACATCTTTTAGAAACTACTAGAGCTCTTCTTTTCCAGTCTAGTCTTCCTCTTAGATTTTGGGGAGACTGCATACCCACAGCCACCTACTTGATAAATAGGTTTCCTTCTAGTGTGTTAAAGGACAAGAGTCCCTATGAGATCTTATATAACAAACTCCCTACATACTCAAATCTTAGAGCTTTTGGCTG of Nicotiana tomentosiformis chromosome 7, ASM39032v3, whole genome shotgun sequence contains these proteins:
- the LOC104113859 gene encoding LOW QUALITY PROTEIN: uncharacterized protein (The sequence of the model RefSeq protein was modified relative to this genomic sequence to represent the inferred CDS: inserted 1 base in 1 codon; deleted 1 base in 1 codon; substituted 2 bases at 2 genomic stop codons); translation: MKKNKQERRRFSPAHTRTLSPPCLSVSGLQARTMGDSTSPFKKVXIQREDTTFGAYVIGKEDAPGVVTYNLQEWWGVGYEIKNHAQRIFQFDSGYKXLIPDLHRGKVGLDAEAQHLMECLDXETAFKDIQASVLSHAWYLFDCLN
- the LOC104113860 gene encoding uncharacterized protein, whose amino-acid sequence is MSKSPSVITPIKLIALSFLVFLFFILQISSPVSAIRKDVSLQDRYTCRTTVQGRFLIADDMGQVCDALSIDSHSRCCRGKREQFACHGCNLVSQCCNSYEFCVSCCLNPSRTQKDLALNVKIAKPVTAGTYSSLFDFCMGRCRHNSESVVHENAYLSEFHHCFSIPSNSSGSSGAQAEARLAGINIVIGRQGESCNSVCKSSGQSCVPNKFLLLNQCETMQKYMGCKGGCLASVGSDQPAEVVDDAPRDLNPGACLYTSQQSMLSCDGLHQHTKRLCPCA
- the LOC138895272 gene encoding uncharacterized protein; this translates as MPNDDSTSALPTTRFTTSRSVFHEDDYTHPCHPFYVHPSDVLGSYLVSVSFDGTGYGSWRRTILVALSVRNKLDFINGYSVKPHDSSPLARHVEYSELAKDIWSELEERYGQTDVAKKKLAHISQGSLDIASYFNKIKRLWDEIDALSISRVGSCSNYGFKSDYQKDDDVQKHCLEYIVVSDEKQRHVSTSSQFLSTSASFNAGVSKQGFPSRVNFDTQRALTYKYCKKPCHTIDRCYKLHGYPSNFKFTKGPGSRKTAAHVEVNSPCPPTNVDSSVVPDSVKSSQSSNASMVPGLTQDQFSQLMMLLQQSHVSADSSSTPTLMASANFAGPFSEDASGF